Proteins co-encoded in one Flavobacterium sp. M31R6 genomic window:
- a CDS encoding DUF389 domain-containing protein, with protein MNRLINKLINFVDLHKGEDDKKKVLENIIGNISFRGSNLWILACAIVIASVGLNVNSTAVIIGAMLISPLMGPIVGAGFGLGMYDFELVKKSIKNLAIATIVSLIVSTLYFYISPFKEVQSELLARTSPNIYDVLIAFFGGLVGVIAVTRVEKGNPIPGVAIATALMPPLCTAGYGLATGNYLFFGGALYLYTINCVFICIATFIIVKFLKYPIAKQIDLKHQKQVKQGITALLLIMIIPSVYFAYRLFDEKKYIQRTEEFIEKEFPQKEYTLIYKKTDYNTNPKIIQLAFLSKKFSPVEIKSFNQKLKEYDLMNTQLLIKQDTFDLKNDILNTINSHKKSGADKDELINDLQKKISNYQANNTKVSNEVIILFPEIKPIAITQYASKNKTIPVLLYKSKTELKLDSKKKLTRWLKQRLEKDSVEVYRQR; from the coding sequence ATGAATAGATTAATTAACAAACTCATCAATTTCGTTGACCTTCATAAGGGAGAAGATGACAAGAAAAAGGTGCTTGAAAATATAATAGGTAACATATCTTTTCGTGGTTCCAATTTATGGATTTTAGCTTGTGCTATTGTTATTGCTTCTGTGGGACTCAATGTCAATTCAACTGCTGTAATTATTGGTGCAATGTTGATTTCGCCATTAATGGGACCTATCGTAGGAGCCGGTTTTGGATTGGGAATGTATGATTTTGAATTGGTCAAAAAATCAATCAAAAATCTTGCGATAGCAACAATTGTAAGTTTAATCGTTTCGACGCTTTACTTTTATATTAGCCCATTCAAAGAAGTTCAATCAGAACTTTTGGCTCGTACTTCACCAAATATATATGATGTTTTAATTGCATTTTTTGGGGGATTGGTTGGTGTTATTGCAGTTACCAGAGTTGAAAAAGGAAATCCTATTCCGGGAGTGGCTATTGCTACTGCTTTAATGCCTCCATTGTGTACTGCGGGTTATGGATTAGCGACCGGAAATTATTTATTTTTTGGAGGAGCGCTGTATTTGTACACTATAAATTGTGTTTTTATATGCATTGCCACTTTTATCATTGTCAAATTTTTAAAATACCCTATTGCCAAACAAATTGATTTGAAACATCAAAAGCAGGTGAAACAAGGAATTACAGCACTTCTTCTAATCATGATTATTCCAAGTGTATATTTTGCTTATCGATTATTTGACGAAAAAAAATACATACAGCGAACTGAAGAATTTATCGAAAAGGAATTTCCACAAAAAGAATACACTCTTATTTATAAAAAAACAGACTATAATACTAATCCAAAAATTATACAATTGGCTTTTTTATCCAAAAAATTCAGCCCTGTCGAAATTAAATCTTTCAATCAGAAATTAAAAGAATATGATTTAATGAATACACAACTCTTAATCAAACAGGACACTTTTGATTTAAAAAATGATATCCTAAATACCATTAATAGTCATAAAAAATCTGGAGCCGATAAAGACGAATTGATTAATGATTTACAAAAAAAGATATCAAATTATCAAGCCAACAATACAAAAGTCAGTAATGAAGTTATTATTTTATTCCCTGAAATTAAACCAATTGCTATCACACAATATGCTAGCAAAAACAAAACTATTCCAGTACTTTTATACAAAAGCAAAACTGAATTAAAATTGGATTCTAAAAAAAAATTAACGCGTTGGCTCAAGCAAAGATTGGAAAAAGATAGCGTAGAAGTTTACAGACAACGGTAA